A genomic region of Burkholderia humptydooensis contains the following coding sequences:
- a CDS encoding MFS transporter → MLLQFDLKMNPFQAGMIYVSTSIGFSLSPLLMPRLVNRHGPWFISLGAILYAASFVLLMIVVMHIPILRFPWLLLPALFALGPTQGMVMTPLLSIRIATVHGECAGMAAGGSLHFAAVGSRVRRDSASTIMQIALRKLLDLDALPQLQSAFVYSMLFNLAAVVIASLLLRTLPERPQRV, encoded by the coding sequence ATGCTTCTCCAATTTGACCTGAAAATGAATCCGTTTCAGGCCGGCATGATTTATGTTTCCACCAGTATCGGATTTTCGCTTTCTCCCCTGTTGATGCCGAGACTGGTCAATCGCCACGGCCCCTGGTTCATTTCTCTGGGCGCAATCTTGTATGCCGCGAGCTTCGTTCTCTTGATGATCGTGGTGATGCATATCCCGATTCTCCGGTTCCCGTGGCTCTTGCTGCCCGCGCTGTTTGCACTGGGGCCCACTCAAGGTATGGTGATGACGCCGCTCCTGAGCATCAGGATAGCGACCGTACACGGCGAGTGCGCGGGCATGGCGGCCGGGGGTTCTCTCCACTTTGCAGCAGTTGGGAGCCGCGTTCGGCGTGACTCCGCCAGCACGATCATGCAAATTGCGCTCAGGAAACTGTTGGACCTGGACGCGCTTCCTCAGCTTCAGAGTGCATTCGTCTACAGCATGCTGTTCAACCTCGCGGCCGTCGTGATCGCCAGCCTGCTCCTGCGCACGTTGCCGGAACGGCCACAGCGCGTCTGA
- a CDS encoding H-NS histone family protein produces MATYEELKAQLDALNKEAEAAREREISTALSQIRETVLMYEIRPDQIFPQWTRLRSPDKRRGPLPPKYRNPMTGETWCGRGRAPKWMSGSPREAFLIDRPA; encoded by the coding sequence GTGGCAACTTACGAGGAACTGAAAGCTCAACTCGATGCACTCAATAAGGAGGCCGAAGCAGCCAGAGAGCGCGAAATCTCGACGGCGCTTTCTCAGATCCGGGAGACCGTCCTGATGTACGAAATTCGGCCCGACCAGATCTTTCCTCAATGGACGCGCCTTCGCTCGCCGGACAAGCGGCGTGGTCCACTGCCTCCAAAGTATCGAAACCCGATGACTGGAGAAACATGGTGCGGCCGAGGGCGAGCACCGAAATGGATGTCTGGCTCGCCGCGCGAAGCTTTCCTGATCGATCGACCTGCTTGA
- a CDS encoding LLM class flavin-dependent oxidoreductase yields the protein MTQRTTKMKLGVFLYQPGHHVAAWRHPDARAEGGMSFRHHVDMVRLAERAKFDMAFIADTLGVWGTDIKELSRSVKFVAQFEPLTLLSALSSVTERIGLVATATTTYNEPFHVARKFASLDHLSGGRAGWNVVTSSNESEALNFSRDVHSSHADRYARAREFVHVVKGLWDSWEDDAFLYDKDAGLYFDERKLHLLHHHGEHFAVRGPLNIARAPQGHPVLFEAGQSEAGKALAAETAEGIFTIQQSLADAQAFYADLKALVEAAGRSPRHLKVMPGVFPITGRTADEAEEKYAQLQALVHPDVGMALLAAMLGGADLSGCRLDDPLPELPETNAGKSRLALLVRTAREQKLTVKELYLSVACARGHWIVRGTPQHIADQLEERFTHHAADGFIVMPPYFPGGFVDFVEQVVPELQRRGLFRTEYEGSTLRDHLELPRPAHWFAR from the coding sequence ATGACACAGCGCACGACGAAGATGAAGCTGGGAGTATTCCTCTATCAACCCGGGCACCACGTTGCCGCATGGCGCCACCCGGACGCGCGCGCGGAGGGTGGGATGAGCTTTCGGCACCACGTCGACATGGTGCGGCTCGCCGAGCGGGCGAAGTTTGACATGGCGTTCATCGCCGACACGCTTGGCGTCTGGGGAACCGACATCAAGGAGTTGAGTCGCAGCGTGAAGTTCGTCGCACAGTTCGAGCCGCTGACGCTGCTTTCCGCGCTGTCGTCCGTGACGGAGCGCATCGGCCTCGTCGCGACCGCGACGACCACGTACAACGAGCCGTTTCACGTTGCGCGCAAGTTCGCGTCGCTCGATCACTTGAGCGGCGGGCGCGCGGGATGGAACGTCGTGACGTCGTCGAACGAATCCGAGGCGCTGAATTTCAGCCGCGACGTGCATAGCTCGCATGCGGATCGCTACGCGCGCGCACGGGAATTCGTGCACGTCGTGAAAGGCCTCTGGGATAGCTGGGAGGACGACGCGTTCCTGTACGACAAGGATGCCGGCCTTTACTTCGACGAGCGCAAGCTGCATTTGCTGCATCATCACGGCGAGCATTTCGCGGTGCGCGGGCCTCTCAATATCGCGCGTGCGCCGCAAGGTCATCCGGTGCTGTTCGAGGCGGGCCAGTCCGAGGCGGGCAAGGCGCTCGCGGCCGAAACGGCGGAAGGCATTTTCACGATCCAGCAGTCGCTTGCGGACGCGCAGGCGTTCTACGCGGACCTGAAGGCGCTCGTCGAGGCGGCCGGCCGCTCGCCGCGGCACCTGAAGGTGATGCCTGGCGTGTTCCCAATCACCGGGCGCACGGCCGACGAAGCCGAAGAAAAATATGCCCAATTGCAGGCGCTAGTGCATCCGGACGTCGGGATGGCACTGCTGGCGGCGATGCTCGGTGGCGCGGATCTGTCGGGCTGCCGCCTCGATGATCCGTTGCCGGAGCTTCCCGAAACAAACGCGGGCAAGAGTCGGCTAGCGCTGCTCGTGCGCACGGCCCGTGAGCAGAAGCTCACCGTGAAGGAACTCTACCTGTCGGTTGCGTGCGCGCGCGGGCACTGGATCGTTCGCGGCACACCGCAACACATAGCCGATCAGCTCGAGGAACGCTTCACGCATCACGCGGCGGACGGCTTCATCGTGATGCCGCCGTATTTCCCGGGCGGATTTGTCGATTTCGTCGAGCAAGTAGTGCCCGAACTGCAGCGGCGCGGCCTGTTCCGCACCGAGTACGAAGGCAGCACGCTGCGCGATCACCTCGAATTGCCACGCCCAGCGCACTGGTTCGCGCGATGA
- a CDS encoding TetR/AcrR family transcriptional regulator, producing MRYKTSQREQGTPKSPRTKPAEVRLDELMAAAEKLFLEQGVEATTINDIVELAQVAKGTFYHYFASKHELLTAMGQRYTAQFLDSLKQAVDACAEDDWLGRLCTWIRTSIEVYVETYRTHDIVYTDHHHHNRSNREKNAILDQLQDILDGGARAGVWQLAQSRVTALLIYTGVHGVTDDAIAAQETDCSKFARDVIAVCLRMVGVADDGQPPKPRRRSRQAAGRENPADSS from the coding sequence ATGAGATACAAGACCAGCCAGCGCGAGCAGGGAACGCCGAAATCTCCCCGCACCAAGCCAGCCGAAGTACGTTTAGACGAATTGATGGCCGCGGCGGAAAAGTTGTTCCTGGAGCAAGGCGTCGAGGCCACCACGATCAACGATATCGTCGAACTGGCTCAGGTTGCCAAGGGCACCTTCTATCATTACTTCGCATCCAAGCACGAATTGCTGACTGCCATGGGCCAACGCTACACGGCGCAATTCCTGGACAGCCTGAAACAAGCCGTCGACGCGTGCGCCGAGGACGATTGGTTAGGTCGACTTTGCACCTGGATCCGCACGAGCATCGAGGTCTACGTCGAGACATATCGCACGCACGACATCGTGTACACCGACCATCATCATCACAACCGCAGCAATCGCGAAAAGAACGCCATCCTCGACCAGTTACAGGACATTCTTGACGGCGGCGCGCGGGCAGGCGTATGGCAACTTGCGCAATCACGCGTCACCGCCCTCCTGATCTACACGGGCGTGCACGGCGTCACGGACGACGCGATCGCAGCTCAGGAGACGGATTGCTCCAAATTCGCCCGTGATGTCATCGCGGTCTGCCTGCGCATGGTCGGCGTTGCCGACGACGGGCAGCCGCCCAAGCCGCGCCGCCGGTCGCGCCAGGCAGCCGGCCGTGAAAATCCGGCCGACAGTTCCTGA
- a CDS encoding multidrug effflux MFS transporter, protein MESKEIGISKSAPSLNLVVVSLLCACSVLPLSIFLPSLPNIFSDLHVDYAVMSLSLAGYAGLSAILELFMGSLSDRFGRRPIILLSLALFTIGSLGCALATNAWSFLASRFVQAAVTSSYPVSIAAVRDVFGKEAAGKIGYAATAAALAPMLGPALGGFLDEIFGWRANFWVLAGVGALLFVFCWIDLDETKTNISRSIKAQLEAYPILLRSNRFWGYTVCLACSTGAFYAFLTGVPTTAKISFNLSPAALGAYMGAITLGFMSGSFLSGRYSKRWSLARTMVWGRILACFGPLISLTIALLGTSEVFWVLAPCMLVGIGNGLSSPCANAGAVSVHPTLAGSAAGLAGCITIGGDSCFLPELELS, encoded by the coding sequence ATGGAAAGCAAAGAAATAGGTATTTCAAAATCAGCGCCGTCTTTGAACTTGGTTGTCGTCTCTCTTCTTTGCGCGTGCTCGGTTCTGCCTCTGAGTATATTTTTACCGTCGTTGCCTAATATTTTCAGCGATCTACACGTTGACTATGCGGTCATGAGCCTCTCGCTAGCCGGATACGCGGGACTCTCCGCGATTCTTGAGCTCTTCATGGGCTCGCTGTCGGATCGCTTCGGTCGTCGGCCGATTATTTTATTGAGTCTTGCTTTGTTCACGATTGGGTCACTAGGGTGTGCCCTCGCGACCAACGCATGGTCATTTCTTGCGTCCCGGTTTGTTCAGGCTGCAGTAACGTCTAGTTACCCAGTTTCGATAGCGGCAGTCCGAGACGTCTTTGGAAAGGAGGCGGCAGGAAAGATCGGCTACGCGGCGACGGCCGCGGCGCTAGCACCTATGTTAGGGCCAGCATTGGGTGGTTTTCTCGATGAAATCTTCGGCTGGCGCGCCAACTTCTGGGTGCTTGCCGGTGTGGGGGCGCTGTTGTTCGTGTTCTGCTGGATCGACCTTGACGAGACCAAGACCAATATTTCCAGGTCGATAAAAGCGCAGCTCGAAGCGTATCCGATTCTTCTCCGCTCGAACCGTTTCTGGGGTTATACGGTTTGCCTCGCTTGTTCCACCGGTGCATTCTATGCATTCCTCACCGGTGTACCCACGACTGCAAAAATATCGTTCAACTTATCGCCTGCGGCACTAGGCGCATACATGGGAGCCATTACACTGGGGTTTATGTCAGGGAGTTTTTTGTCCGGACGCTATTCGAAACGATGGTCGCTTGCGAGAACCATGGTTTGGGGACGTATTCTGGCGTGCTTCGGTCCATTGATCAGTCTTACTATCGCCCTGCTCGGCACTTCGGAAGTATTCTGGGTGCTCGCACCCTGCATGCTCGTCGGAATCGGCAATGGCCTTTCGAGTCCATGTGCGAATGCTGGCGCCGTCTCGGTGCATCCAACACTAGCGGGAAGCGCAGCTGGTCTCGCAGGTTGCATCACGATAGGGGGGGATTCCTGTTTTCTTCCGGAACTGGAGTTATCTTGA
- a CDS encoding DHA2 family efflux MFS transporter permease subunit: MHRYRLPALVAAAYLGTFLASIDISIVNVALPTLQLAMRADLAGLQWVVNVYAIALSAVMLSAGPLGDRYGHKRVWLGSVLLFVLGSITCAAAGRLDMLLWGRAIQGIAGALLIPGAMPILTHAFPDPRQRARAIGGWSAFNALALISGPLLGGLLVEHVGWKSVFLVNVPLGIAAALLGAWGIPERKHPDHAAFDPVGQVLSMVWLGMLSYGLIGIGEHGTSPDKVMKPLSIALVGFVAFVWIETRVPRPLFPVQLFRNRSLALANLASFALGFSAYSSLFFLSLYLQQAKGSAPALAGWQLVPQFAVMAAASLLFGRLAARFSLKLLMVAGYALVGLALCIMVSFTPWTSDAVIKLVFAVLGLGMGLSVPATGMMVMGYAPSERSGIASATMNALRQTGMTLGIAMLGSAMSVCAVRQLTVSVAAAGASDPARMARSAVLDHMLPTQQAWVSDLYRSAMAGGFALAMACAGVVCLLIACLLLFFHTERPALQVAPTNK; encoded by the coding sequence ATGCACAGATATCGCCTTCCCGCCTTAGTCGCGGCTGCCTATTTGGGCACATTTCTTGCTTCTATCGATATCAGTATCGTGAACGTAGCGCTGCCGACCCTTCAACTGGCAATGCGGGCCGATCTGGCCGGCCTGCAATGGGTTGTCAACGTGTATGCCATAGCCCTATCGGCCGTGATGCTGTCGGCCGGGCCGTTGGGGGACCGCTATGGGCATAAGCGAGTGTGGCTTGGCAGTGTTCTTTTGTTTGTCCTTGGATCAATTACCTGCGCGGCGGCAGGCCGCCTCGATATGCTCCTGTGGGGGCGCGCGATTCAAGGCATCGCCGGTGCGTTGCTGATTCCCGGCGCCATGCCTATCCTTACTCATGCGTTCCCGGATCCGCGCCAACGCGCTCGCGCGATCGGCGGATGGTCCGCCTTCAATGCGCTTGCGCTGATTTCCGGGCCGTTGCTTGGTGGGCTCTTGGTCGAGCATGTTGGCTGGAAGAGCGTTTTCCTCGTGAATGTCCCTCTGGGCATCGCCGCAGCATTGCTCGGCGCATGGGGCATCCCGGAACGCAAGCATCCCGATCACGCGGCGTTTGATCCGGTGGGGCAGGTGCTCAGCATGGTGTGGTTGGGGATGCTCAGCTACGGCCTGATCGGGATCGGTGAGCACGGCACCTCTCCGGATAAGGTGATGAAGCCTTTGAGCATCGCCCTGGTGGGGTTCGTCGCATTCGTCTGGATCGAAACGCGTGTGCCGCGGCCGCTGTTTCCCGTGCAGTTGTTCCGCAACCGCTCGTTGGCACTGGCGAATCTGGCGTCGTTTGCGCTTGGCTTCTCGGCCTACAGCAGTCTCTTCTTTCTGTCTCTCTACCTTCAGCAAGCGAAAGGAAGTGCGCCCGCGCTGGCTGGCTGGCAACTCGTGCCGCAGTTCGCTGTGATGGCAGCGGCATCGCTCTTGTTCGGTCGCCTCGCAGCGCGTTTTTCGCTGAAATTGCTGATGGTTGCGGGCTACGCGTTGGTCGGCTTGGCGCTATGCATCATGGTTTCCTTCACGCCATGGACGTCCGATGCCGTGATCAAGCTGGTCTTTGCGGTCCTGGGGCTGGGGATGGGGCTGTCCGTGCCCGCAACCGGCATGATGGTCATGGGGTATGCGCCTTCGGAGCGCTCGGGCATTGCGTCGGCTACGATGAACGCTTTGCGCCAAACCGGAATGACCTTGGGGATCGCCATGCTGGGCAGCGCTATGAGCGTTTGCGCTGTCCGCCAACTGACGGTTTCGGTCGCGGCGGCGGGCGCGAGCGATCCTGCAAGAATGGCGAGGAGTGCAGTGCTGGACCATATGTTGCCGACGCAGCAAGCATGGGTCTCCGATCTGTATCGGTCTGCCATGGCCGGCGGTTTCGCACTCGCCATGGCATGCGCCGGTGTGGTCTGCCTGTTGATAGCATGCCTATTGCTCTTCTTTCATACCGAGCGACCCGCTCTCCAGGTGGCGCCGACGAACAAGTAG
- a CDS encoding non-ribosomal peptide synthetase has protein sequence MRVTLAGQFDTDEIEFQDKTLDFFIRRVVECDSISQLFLQAVEQHSEAGYVIFDRELRARLIRYPMMLADARRVLAGLQSSGISREARVAIRLDEPREFFPVFWACLLGGYVPCPLPPLRGTDMDRAAYVAHVSALLDGPLFVTADKDSALLGDVRTTSVESLRAFPPSIAFQHASRDDLAMLMLTSGSTGKPKAVMLRHRNVLASMAGKIARQQLVPSDITLNWIACDHVASLLECHMLPLAVGAVQLHVPTDAIIGSPLNFIKLLGRYRVGMTFTPNFLLGLINQALARSAELEPLDLSHLKIIVSGGEAVVNATALHFLDRLARFGLRRNVLAPAFGMTETCAGSVYARDYPASGIDKEFAPLGMGIDGLTMRIVDAEGRVVPDGEPGELQLRGPMIFSGYLKNDDANAEAFTLDGWFRTGDSGRLDDGVLTLVGRTKESVIVHGVNYHVHEIETVLEQVDGIAESYVAAVPIRLPRQDSEHLAIFFHPTFPVDDADALYRTLTEIRERVVLHWGFRPSMILPLDVTDMPKTSLGKLQRMKLRKRFESGMFTAPLVRVNAALAHRLGARTPLEGDAEYMLADIYAEIFGLDASMLGAAMNFFELGGTSLDIIRFKDKVQRRFGLDTLPTVTLMHHPTIREFAAFLAHRHAREDATYTPLVPFHRSGRRTPLFCVHPGLGDVLVFANLAKHFIGERPFYALRARGFNPGERRFNSFDEMVETYLLAMRDVQPCGPYAIAGYSYGAAVAFEIARRLEARGERMAFVGIIDFPPDMLARMPQMDDADALLNLAFFLSLVDRYQMVEWAPSLRAMSRRERAEWLLSTVPARKRIELDLNANRMLAWADLSRGLIDIGRAYRPAGRVRTVQVFHATPLPWMTENGIDRHAWRHRELEAWHDCVSECATFVDVPGEHHTIIAPPHLDTFQARFKAALNASERYA, from the coding sequence ATGAGAGTGACGTTGGCCGGGCAGTTTGACACGGACGAGATCGAGTTCCAGGACAAGACGCTAGACTTCTTCATCCGGCGCGTCGTCGAGTGTGACAGCATCTCGCAGCTATTTCTGCAAGCGGTCGAACAGCACTCCGAGGCCGGCTACGTCATCTTCGATCGCGAATTGCGCGCGCGTCTGATCCGCTACCCTATGATGCTCGCTGACGCGCGTCGTGTTCTCGCAGGCTTGCAGTCGTCGGGCATCTCACGCGAAGCCCGCGTGGCGATCCGACTCGACGAGCCGCGGGAGTTCTTTCCTGTCTTCTGGGCGTGCCTGCTGGGCGGCTATGTGCCTTGCCCGTTGCCGCCGCTACGCGGCACCGACATGGACCGCGCGGCCTACGTTGCCCACGTGTCGGCGCTGCTCGACGGACCGCTCTTTGTTACGGCTGACAAAGACTCCGCATTGCTCGGCGACGTGCGCACGACCAGCGTCGAATCGCTGCGCGCGTTTCCGCCAAGCATCGCATTCCAGCACGCGAGCCGGGACGATCTCGCGATGCTGATGCTGACGTCCGGCTCGACCGGCAAGCCGAAGGCCGTGATGCTCAGACATCGCAACGTGCTCGCGTCGATGGCTGGCAAGATCGCGCGCCAGCAGCTTGTGCCTTCGGATATAACGCTAAACTGGATCGCGTGCGACCACGTCGCAAGCTTGCTCGAATGCCACATGCTGCCGCTGGCAGTTGGCGCGGTTCAACTGCACGTGCCAACCGACGCGATCATCGGCTCGCCGCTGAACTTCATCAAGCTGCTCGGCCGCTATCGGGTCGGCATGACATTCACGCCGAACTTTCTGCTCGGCCTCATCAATCAGGCGCTCGCGCGCAGTGCCGAACTTGAGCCGCTCGATTTGTCGCACCTGAAGATCATCGTCTCGGGCGGCGAAGCGGTTGTGAACGCAACCGCGCTACATTTCCTAGATCGGCTTGCACGCTTCGGCCTGCGCCGGAACGTGCTCGCCCCCGCGTTCGGCATGACCGAGACCTGCGCGGGCAGCGTCTATGCGCGCGACTATCCGGCGTCAGGCATCGACAAGGAGTTCGCGCCGCTCGGTATGGGGATCGACGGCCTCACGATGCGCATCGTCGACGCGGAGGGCCGTGTCGTGCCGGACGGTGAGCCAGGCGAGTTGCAGTTGCGCGGACCGATGATCTTCTCCGGCTACCTGAAGAACGACGATGCGAACGCGGAAGCCTTCACACTGGACGGCTGGTTCCGCACCGGCGATTCAGGACGCCTCGACGACGGCGTGCTAACGCTTGTCGGGCGCACGAAGGAAAGCGTGATCGTGCACGGGGTCAATTACCACGTACACGAGATCGAAACTGTGCTCGAGCAGGTGGACGGTATCGCAGAATCCTATGTGGCGGCTGTGCCGATCCGGCTGCCCAGACAGGATAGCGAGCACCTCGCGATCTTCTTTCATCCGACTTTCCCGGTCGACGACGCAGACGCGCTGTATCGGACGCTCACCGAGATTCGCGAGCGGGTCGTGCTGCACTGGGGTTTCCGACCATCGATGATCTTGCCACTCGATGTCACCGACATGCCGAAGACGAGCCTCGGCAAGCTGCAGCGCATGAAGTTGCGTAAGCGCTTCGAATCAGGCATGTTCACCGCTCCGCTAGTGCGCGTGAACGCCGCGCTTGCGCATCGGCTCGGCGCGCGGACGCCGTTGGAAGGCGACGCCGAGTACATGCTCGCGGACATCTATGCGGAGATCTTCGGGCTCGACGCATCGATGCTTGGCGCTGCGATGAACTTCTTCGAGCTGGGTGGCACGTCGCTCGACATCATCCGGTTCAAGGACAAGGTGCAGCGGCGATTCGGGCTCGACACGCTGCCCACCGTCACGCTTATGCACCACCCGACGATCCGCGAGTTCGCGGCCTTCCTCGCGCACCGCCACGCGCGCGAAGACGCGACCTACACGCCGCTCGTTCCGTTCCACCGCAGCGGAAGACGGACGCCGCTCTTCTGCGTTCACCCAGGCCTCGGCGACGTGTTGGTGTTTGCGAATCTCGCGAAGCACTTCATCGGCGAACGGCCCTTCTATGCGCTGCGCGCCCGCGGCTTCAATCCCGGCGAGCGCCGCTTCAACAGCTTCGACGAAATGGTCGAGACCTATCTGCTCGCAATGCGCGACGTGCAGCCGTGCGGTCCGTACGCGATCGCCGGCTACTCGTACGGCGCCGCGGTGGCATTCGAGATCGCCCGGCGCCTGGAAGCGCGTGGCGAGCGGATGGCATTCGTCGGGATCATCGATTTCCCGCCGGACATGCTCGCGCGAATGCCGCAGATGGACGATGCCGACGCACTGCTGAACCTTGCGTTCTTCCTGTCGCTTGTCGACCGGTACCAGATGGTCGAGTGGGCGCCTTCCCTGCGCGCGATGAGCCGGCGCGAGCGTGCCGAATGGCTGCTGTCGACCGTGCCGGCGCGCAAACGGATTGAGCTCGATCTCAATGCGAACCGGATGCTCGCGTGGGCCGATCTATCGCGTGGGCTCATCGACATCGGCCGCGCGTATCGGCCGGCGGGCCGCGTGCGGACCGTGCAAGTGTTCCATGCGACACCGCTGCCCTGGATGACGGAAAACGGCATCGATAGGCATGCATGGCGCCATCGCGAACTCGAAGCGTGGCACGACTGCGTAAGCGAATGCGCGACCTTCGTCGATGTGCCGGGCGAACACCATACGATAATCGCGCCGCCGCATCTCGACACGTTCCAGGCACGCTTCAAGGCGGCGCTCAATGCCAGCGAGCGATACGCGTGA
- a CDS encoding NADPH-dependent FMN reductase, whose translation MEEHLTNSTQCRGGPLIVGIGGTGLTTSSTGYALAVALSVTQSMDASIRHIGAELLYELSFYKPQCGLRDEIQKAFVEIVRNSNAVIIASPAYHGGMSGVIKNALDTLDDLRSDDRPYLDGRAVGCIVRSHGPQAGGATLAAMRSS comes from the coding sequence ATGGAGGAACATTTGACCAATTCAACACAATGCCGTGGCGGGCCACTCATCGTCGGCATCGGCGGCACGGGCCTGACCACATCCTCGACCGGATATGCACTTGCGGTTGCATTAAGCGTAACGCAATCGATGGACGCATCGATCAGGCATATCGGAGCAGAGCTACTTTACGAATTGTCGTTTTATAAGCCACAGTGTGGGCTGAGAGATGAAATCCAGAAAGCGTTTGTCGAGATAGTAAGAAATTCGAATGCGGTCATTATCGCCAGCCCCGCTTACCACGGCGGAATGTCCGGCGTGATCAAGAATGCGCTTGACACGCTGGACGATTTGCGATCGGATGACCGGCCTTATCTCGACGGACGCGCGGTAGGCTGCATCGTGAGGTCGCATGGTCCGCAGGCGGGCGGCGCGACGCTCGCTGCGATGCGCTCGAGTTGA
- a CDS encoding MmgE/PrpD family protein yields the protein MTTVDPILILAQSAFSTDVEQIPQDVMAFQRLRLLDHLACLAAGYDAAGVQQAIEFAQRYSGCSEATVLGSDLRLAAGQAAFVNAVRARALDYCDVVSPGWHPSSSDLPVALAIAEMTGASGREMLAAMAIGQDIGQRINLAAQSNGFFYRGFDSNVLGLFSGAIIAARLLRLPSERYVDAIGLAFDYGVGTFQHYQDKVMSVRFGQGLIARHAIEAAILAQAGVTGPRRILAGENGFFNLYAPGEPDLSILTADLGVRFLGRAETCFKAYPHCSILLALTDSLLAAKSDILGLRLDACDIRLEVSPTMRMVCGAHYQPSDTAQIDAQFSAQYVTANALLRGSATPSEFHADAARETMVVELAQRIELVEVPEFERFDQCRLSITEQQVECFSIDAAYGKGWPENPLGIEELLNKFRVCCGQSACAGFHTHHEEIAALVDDLERAPSIDMLVGMIGGNG from the coding sequence ATGACAACCGTCGACCCTATCCTGATACTCGCGCAGAGTGCCTTCTCGACCGATGTCGAGCAAATCCCGCAAGACGTGATGGCGTTCCAGCGCCTGCGTCTCCTGGATCATCTGGCATGCCTGGCAGCCGGTTACGATGCGGCTGGCGTGCAGCAGGCCATTGAATTCGCGCAACGCTACAGTGGCTGCTCGGAGGCAACCGTACTTGGCTCGGACCTGCGGCTGGCTGCCGGTCAAGCTGCGTTCGTCAATGCGGTGCGCGCCCGCGCGTTGGACTACTGCGACGTCGTTTCTCCCGGCTGGCACCCGAGCTCGTCGGACCTGCCGGTTGCGTTGGCGATAGCGGAGATGACCGGGGCCAGCGGGCGCGAGATGCTGGCCGCGATGGCAATCGGTCAGGACATCGGCCAACGGATCAATCTCGCCGCGCAGAGCAATGGCTTTTTCTACCGGGGTTTCGACTCCAATGTGTTGGGCCTGTTTTCGGGGGCGATCATCGCAGCGCGACTGCTTCGCCTGCCTTCGGAGCGCTATGTCGACGCCATCGGACTCGCGTTCGATTACGGCGTCGGCACATTCCAGCACTATCAGGATAAGGTGATGTCGGTGCGCTTCGGACAGGGGCTGATCGCGCGCCATGCCATCGAGGCGGCCATTCTGGCACAGGCGGGCGTGACCGGGCCGCGCCGGATATTGGCTGGCGAAAACGGGTTCTTCAATCTCTATGCCCCTGGCGAGCCGGATCTGTCCATTCTCACGGCGGACCTGGGAGTACGGTTCCTGGGACGAGCGGAGACATGCTTCAAGGCATACCCCCACTGCAGCATTCTGCTCGCGTTGACCGACTCACTGCTGGCCGCCAAATCCGACATACTGGGACTGAGGCTCGACGCATGCGACATCCGCCTCGAAGTCTCGCCGACCATGCGCATGGTGTGCGGTGCTCACTACCAACCGTCGGATACGGCGCAAATCGATGCCCAATTTAGCGCGCAGTACGTCACGGCCAACGCTTTGCTGCGCGGAAGTGCCACGCCCAGTGAATTCCATGCAGATGCCGCACGCGAAACCATGGTGGTCGAGCTGGCGCAGCGCATCGAGCTGGTGGAAGTTCCGGAATTCGAGCGTTTCGATCAATGCCGCCTCAGTATCACGGAGCAGCAGGTAGAGTGCTTCTCGATCGACGCTGCCTATGGGAAGGGCTGGCCGGAAAACCCGCTGGGGATCGAAGAACTGCTCAACAAGTTCCGGGTCTGCTGCGGCCAGTCAGCATGCGCGGGATTCCACACGCATCATGAAGAAATCGCGGCGTTGGTCGATGACCTGGAGCGGGCTCCCAGCATCGACATGCTCGTCGGCATGATCGGCGGTAACGGCTGA
- a CDS encoding methyltransferase family protein, with product MNTLSTWLPMIVWSGFIGYWLVAARHARKTVRRATGPAQTVHIALVMGSLVLMAMPLQLLGLPTHRMVAVAEALWIGLLLCVIGMSFAGWARYWLGQYWAGAVALKEDHRLIQGGPYAIVRHPIYTGVLAAALGTALMAGDLRSFVLFAVVAGCYLVKIRREERWLLDAFGDEYTQYQARTAALIPKVY from the coding sequence ATGAATACACTCTCAACATGGTTGCCGATGATTGTCTGGAGCGGCTTCATCGGCTACTGGCTCGTCGCCGCCCGTCACGCACGCAAGACCGTCCGGCGTGCGACGGGGCCCGCGCAGACGGTTCACATCGCACTCGTTATGGGCAGCCTTGTGTTAATGGCGATGCCGCTTCAACTCTTGGGACTGCCGACGCACCGCATGGTGGCGGTTGCCGAAGCGCTCTGGATCGGGCTACTGCTGTGCGTCATCGGCATGAGCTTTGCGGGCTGGGCTCGATACTGGCTCGGCCAATACTGGGCGGGCGCGGTCGCGCTGAAGGAAGACCATCGCCTGATCCAGGGCGGGCCCTATGCGATCGTCCGCCATCCGATTTACACGGGTGTGCTCGCGGCCGCGCTCGGCACGGCGCTGATGGCTGGCGACCTGCGCAGCTTCGTGCTGTTTGCGGTCGTAGCTGGATGCTATCTAGTCAAGATCCGCCGCGAGGAGCGCTGGCTGTTGGATGCATTCGGCGACGAATACACGCAGTATCAAGCCAGAACGGCCGCCCTGATTCCCAAGGTATATTGA